From a region of the Pogona vitticeps strain Pit_001003342236 chromosome 7, PviZW2.1, whole genome shotgun sequence genome:
- the LOC144584069 gene encoding GAS2-like protein 2A, translated as MLGSQETSMKSIRPYRTSEQYLYAMKEDLAEWLKDLYHLNIQVESFLDVLETGVLLCHHANTITQLAQDLGQEYPGLSHAIQLPTHGVTCNDFAQPGTFQARDNVSNFIQWCRQEMAIQGTGE; from the coding sequence ATGTTGGGGAGTCAGGAGACGAGCATGAAAAGCATCCGCCCGTACAGGACCAGCGAGCAGTACCTCTACGCCATGAAGGAGGACCTGGCAGAGTGGTTGAAGGACCTTTACCATCTGAACATCCAGGTGGAGTCCTTCCTGGATGTCCTGGAGACCGGAGTCTTGCTTTGCCACCATGCCAACACCATCACCCAGCTGGCGCAAGACCTCGGCCAGGAGTACCCCGGGTTATCCCACGCGATCCAACTCCCCACGCACGGAGTGACCTGCAATGACTTTGCTCAGCCGGGGACCTTCCAAGCCCGAGATAACGTCTCCAACTTCATTCAGTGGTGCCGTCAGGAGATGGCCATTCAAGGTACAGGGGAGTGA